The following DNA comes from Flavisolibacter ginsenosidimutans.
AAAGACACTTCCAGCTACGAAGAAATCTTGTATGAAGGCTATGCGCCGCACGGCGTGGCCGTGTTGGTAGAAACGGCAACCGATAACCACGTTCGCACAGTAGCCAACGTGAAATCCATTTTCAACAAAGGCGACGGCGCCCTGGGCAACAGCGGCAGCGTGGCTTTTCAGTTTAAGAAAATGGGCGTGTTTCGTTTAAAGCCTGAGGGCTTGAACACTGAAGAAATGGAATTTGAATTGATTGACCACGGCCTGGAAGAAATGGGCGAAGGCACGGGTGAAAACGGCGAAGATGTTTTGGTGTTGCGTTGCGCTTTTACCGATTTTGGCGCCATGCAAAAAGCCCTGGAAGAAAAAGGCATTACACCACTGAGTGCCGAAGTAGAATGGATACCAACGACAACAGTTTCGTTAAGCGAAGAACAGGCGCAGGACGTATTAAAGCTGGTGGACAAATTAGAGCAGGACGAAGACGTGCAGAAGGTATTTCATAACCTGGCGTAAAAAGATGACAGTGGAATCTGCAAGTAATTTTAGGCATTCAAGGTTGAATGCCTTTTTTATTGCCAGAAATGAGTGATGAACTAAGTTATCCTGTTATTCTCTTTGACGGTGTTTGCAACTTCTGCAACGCCGGTATAAACTTCATCATGAGGCAGGATAAAAATAAAGTCTTCCGCTTTGCGGCCTTACAATCAGAAGCGGGCCAAAAATTATTGGCGCAATACAACCTTCCAAGGAAAGAATTTGAATCCTTCGTTTTAATTGACGAAGGAAAAGTTTATCAAAAATCATCCGCCGGATTAAAGGTTTATGGAAAGTTGCCCTGGTACTGGAAGTGGACACAAGTTTTTTGGCTGGCGCCAAAATTCATTCGTAATGTCGTGTATGATTTTATTGCAAAGAACCGTTATCGATGGTTTGGCAAAAAGGAACAGTGCATGATACCCATGCAAGAAGTGAGAAATCGTTTCCTCGCTTAAACGAAAATATCTCCTTGCAAGTACAACATACACTTCCCACTCATCAACACACGATCACCAATGAGTTCGCATTGAAGGTCGCCGCCGCGTGCCGAAAGCTGTTGGCAGAACAATTTCGTCTTGCCCAACTTCTCCGTCCAATACGGAACAATGTTGGAATGCGCCGAACCCGTCACGGGATCTTCAGGAATGCCTGCACCAGGATAAAAGCATCTTGAAACAACATCGGCTTCGTGACCTTTTGCCGTTACAATCACACCAATCGTGTCCAGTTCTTTCATGAGCGTGTAATCAGGTTCTACATTTCGCACGGCTTCTTCATTTGGCAACACCACAAAATAATCGCGAGAACGAAGCACTTCCACGGCGTTGCTGATACCAAGGCTTGCAAACAATTTGTCCGGCACTTCGCAGGCTTGCGGCATACGCGAAGGAAAGTCAAGCGTGTACATCCCGTCTTTTGCAGAAGCTTTTAAAACGCCGGCTTTTTGCGTAGAAAAATTTATCTCTACCGCATGTGGCTCTACAAAATTTTTAATGACGTAAGCCGAAGCAAGCGTAGCGTGGCCGCATAAATCAATTTCGTATTCGGGTGTAAACCAGCGCAAGTGATAACCTTCGTCCGTCTTTACAAAGAAAGCCGTTTCGCTCAAATTATTCTCTGCGGCAATTTGCTGCATTAATTCGTCCTCGAGCCATTCTTCGAGCGGAACAACCGCGGCGGGGTTGCCTTTAAAAACAGTTTCGGCGAAGGCATCAACCTGGTAAATAGCAAGCTTCATGTAACAAACGGTTTAAGCGGCAAATTAAAAAGAAGAAGCCAACGCCGGTAAAGGAAAATCATTTGCCTGCGTCAATGCGGGCTGCTAATAAAAAATCCCCCCAAAGCGGGATGCAATCAACCAAACGATTGCAATCATTCCAGGCGGAAGGAAATTTTGCAAACAATCCCGAAGGTTGTAACCTGATTGTCCTTAACGTGGGCCTTGATGTCCTTTACCCATACGGAATCAATGTTGCGAACGGTTTTAGCCGCTTCGGCAACGGCGTTTCGCACGGCGTCGTCAATGCTTTTTTCGGACGTGGCAATCACTTCAATGACTTTTACAATTGGCATGGCGAATGGTTTTGGTGAAGAATAAATTGCAACAGTAATTTACACTTATCTTTTTGCAAAACATGCATTCATTCGCGGTTTCTAACAACCGCAAAAATGCCAACCGGATTCCGGCGGCTACTCCGCCATCATTTGCTTAACAACGGCTTCAATCTCTTCCGCATTGGGCTTGCTGAAATAATCGCCGTCGCTGCCGTATGGCGGACGGTGTGCTTTGGCAGAGATGGTCCGCGGGGCTACGTCCAAATAACGATAACCGCCCTGCACTTCCATTACTTGTTGGAACATGTAAGCCGTGGCGCCGCCCGGCACGTCTTCGTCAATAAAGACAATGCGGTTCGTCTTTTTGAGGGAGTCTAAAATTTTGAGATGAATGTCAAAAGGCAGCAGCGTTTGCACGTCCACCACTTCACAATGAATGTTTCTTTTCTCCAGCAATTGCGCAGCTTCCATCACAACGCGAAGCGTAGAACCATAGGTAACGACGGTTACGTCGCTTCCTTCTTTCACAATTTCCGGTGTGCCCAGCGGAACGGTAAAGTCCAAAAGATTTGACGGTAATTTTTCCTTCAACCGGTAGCCGTTCAGGCATTCAATCACAATGGCCGGATCGTTGCCTTGCAGCAGCGTGTTGTACAAACCCGCAGCCTGCACCATGTTTCGCGGAACGCAAACCCACATGCCGCGCAAAGAGTTTATCACCATTCCCATTGGCGAACCGCTGTGCCAGATGCCTTCCAGCCGGTGGCCCCTTGTACGCACAATGATTGGACAGCTTTGCTGCCCTTTGGTGCGGTAATGAAGCGTGGCAGCGTCGTCACTCAGGGGTTCCAAACCGTAGAGCAAGTAATCGAGGTACTGAATTTCGGCAATGGGCCGCAAGCCCCGCATGGCAAGGCCTATACCCTGTCCCATGATGGTAAGTTCGCGAATGCCGGTGTCAAAAATTCTGTCTTCGCCGTGCTTTGCCTGCAAGCCGGAAAAGCCCTGGTTTACATCGCCGATGAAGCCCAAATCTTCGCCAAAAGCCAGCACTTTTGGATTGGCCGCAAACAGTTTATCGAAGTAACGGTTGAGCACTTCAAAGCCGTTCATCGTTGGCGCATCGGCAGCGTATTGAACCTTTGTTTCCGGAATCTTCAACGTACTCTTTGAGCCTTCGTTGTATAAATGTGAGTTGTAAAGCTCTTTGGCTTCCTTGAGCAGGTCGTTGTAAAAATCGTTCAGCCAATAAGCCGTATCGCGATTGGCAACAGTGTTTAAAGCTGCGCTTAAAACACGCATCACATCGCGGCGCAGCGGCTCACGGATGCTTTGAAGTTCTTTCACCAAAGCATTGATGCTGTTCGCAGACGCCGCGTCTTTTGATGCTACGTCATTCATCAATTCAACGGCCTTCGTCACTTGCTGTTTGATGGGCAACAAGTAAGCTTCCCAAGCTTTCAAGCGGCTTTGGCGCACGCTGTTCTTTGCTTCGGCTTCAATGTCGTCCAGTTCTTCTTCCTCTGCCAAAACGTTGGACAAAATCCACTCCCGCATTTTTTTCAGGCAGTCCCATTCCCGCTCCCAGGACAGGCGTTCCGCGGTCTTGTACCGTTCGTGGCTGCCCGAAGTAGAATGGCCTTGCGGCTGCGTAATTTCTTCAACGTGAAAAAGAGCCGGCGTATGGGTTTCTCTTGCCAAACGAATTCCTTCTTCAAAGGCTTCGCACATGCCGGCGTAGTCCCAGCCTTTCACTTTGTAGATGTTGAAGCCGTTGGTGTCGTCTTCTTTTTGAAATCCTTTGAGGGCTTCGGAAATAGAACCTTTGGTGGTTTGGTATTTTTTGGGGACGGAAATGCCGTAGCCGTCGTCCCATACAAATACGGCCATGGGCACTTGTAGCACACCAGCCGCATTGATGCTTTCCCAAAAATGCCCTTCAGAAGTAGAAGCATCGCCGATGGTAACAAAGCAAACTTCGTTGCCGTTGTTTGACAAATCAGAAAACTGTTTTAGCGCAGGAATGTTGCGGAAACTTTTCGAGGCAAAGGCCAGCCCAAGGCCACGCGGCATTTGACCGGCGGTTGGCGCAATGTCGGCGGTAATGTTTTTTCGCTCGGCCAAAGGCAGCCAATCACCGTTTTCATTAACAAAAGGCGTGGCAAAATGCGACACCATCTGGCGACCCGCACTGAAAGGATCGTGTGAAAGATCAGGATCGGCATAAAGCTGGGCGAAGAATTGCTCAACAGTTGCCAGTTCGGTGGCAAAAGCAAAGGTTTGGTCACGGTAATAACCCGAACGAAAATCGCCGGGCTGAAAGAACTTGGCCATCGCCACCTGCGCCAGCTCTTTGCCGTCGCCAAAGATGCCGAACTTGGCCTTGCCGGTTAACACTTCTTTGCGGCCAAGCAAGCCGGCTTCGCGGCTCAGGCAGGCAATGCGGTAATCCTGCAATACTTCGGCCCGAAAGTTTTCAAACGACAACCGTTCCAGCGAACTGCTTTGCATCGTCAGATTTTCCATGCGGCGAAAATAAGATATTGGGATAATGGGATATTATGACATTACGCTGTTTATTTACGCACGAGTGATCCACAAAGTGAAGAACAACTCACCCTTTAAAGTCAATGCCGCAATATCATCTCCATTATCCCTTCCTCCCCGCCGTTAAAAAAAGCCAAATTGTCGGCCGGTATTCGTTTTACGCCATCTTTCTTTTATTTTTGGGCAGAACCTTTTGTTATGAAAAAAATCTTCGCCTTTTTGTTTGTGCTGGTTGCTTTTGGTACAGTTCACGCACAAACCGCCGCTTCTGCCGATGTGCTGCGTGTGAAAGAAGAAGAGTTTGATTTTGGCACCATCCCACAGGGAAAACCCGTTTACCATTTTTTTAAAATTGAGAACAATGGACTTGTTCCCCTAAAGCTCGACAACGTGCAGGCTTCCTGCGGTTGCACCACGCCGGAATGGAACAAGGAAGCCATCGCTGCCGGTGGTGCCGACCAGATTAAAGTAGGTTACAACGCCGCAGCAGAAGGGCCGTTCACAAAAATTATTACCGTCACATACAACGGGAACACCACAAAACAAATCAGAATAAAGGGAACGGTTTGGAAAGCGCCTGCGGGGTCTGCTCCAGCCAATACCGCTGTTGGCTTTTTAAAAAATCAAATGCAATAAAACAATGAAAAAACTCTTCTTCTTCGCCGCCGCTCTGGTTGCCGGCATTGGCGCCATCGCTCAACAAAAAACCGACGAGGTTGTCAAACTTAGCTCCGACAAGTACGACTTCGGAAAAATCAAGCAGGGCGTTCCGGTTACGACCTACTTTACCATCACCAACATTTCTGACAAGCCCGTTGTGATTGAATCGGCAACAGCCGGTTGTGGTTGCACCACGCCGGAATATTCCAAAGAGCCCATCCCCGCCGGTGGAACCAGCAAGCTGAAAGTTGGTTACAACGCGGCCAACATCGGACCTTTCACCAAACCTGTAACGGTTAAGCTGGCCGGTGTAAGCGATACAAAGCAAGTGCTGATTACCGGTGAAGTACAAGACGCCGCAACCTTTGATGCAACGGCAAAAACAGAAGCCGCCAAGCCTACTCCCGCTGCCGCTTCCACGGTAACAGAGGTAAAAACGAAAACAAAAGTCAAAACGACGAAGAAAGCTTCTAAATAAATTTTGAATCCCTCGCCAAAAGCGGGGGATTTTTTTGTCGGTTTGTTTGCTTTCTAAAAAAAACTTGCTCTCAGCCTGAAAAACGAACAAGGGTAGAATCCCTTTCCTGTAAAGAAGTTTCTCCGCCTCTTTATCACCGGCTATCCACTTAGCGGTTCAATTGATAAATTGCAAAGTTTAAGGTTGCCGCAAAGCTTACCCAACTAATGTATGGCACCAACAACCAAGCGGCTGTTTTGCTGAATTTTGCAAATGAAAAGATGGTCAGCAAAATCAGCAGCCATAAAACAACAATGTCAACCAGCGCCAGGGCTATGCGGTGCTGACTAAAAAAGATGAAAGACCACAAAAAGTTCAACACCAACTGCAAACTCCACAAAATGATCGCTCCCCTTTTTCCCGGTGCATTTTGTTTCCAAACCAGGTACAAGGCAATTCCCATTAAAATGTAAAGTACTGTCCAAACCGGGGCAAAAAGCCAGTTGGGCGGTTGCCACGCAGGTTTTTGAATCGTTGTGAACCAGCGGTCAATTCCGGCTTGAGTAAACAATGCCGCAATGCCGCCCACCGAAAGCGGCAACGCCAAACTAAAAACAAGTTTTATCCAACTCTTCATATTATCAACAACAAGCCGGCGTTCATTTAGATGGCTGCTCCGCCAAATTTTTTCATGTACCCAATCAGGTAGGCAATCACCTCGTTGTAAGTAGCGCTACCTTGGGGTTGGTTGTTTAGCTTTAAATATTTGTCATAAGCGCCGCTCATTAACGGCTCAATGAAGTTTCGGCTTTGCAAAAGATAAAGCCGCAAATCACGTACGTCCCATTTTACACGGGGCAGAATATTTTTGCGCAAGGCTTCCGTCAACTCCTTATTGGACGTCATCGTGCATTCGAAGATGGCATCGCGGTACATCTCAAAATAAGCTGAATAAAGAAAGTTGGGATCACCCGAATTTTTGCACGTCAGGTAGGCAACAAAGTTGGCTTCGTTTTCTTTGGCATAGCCCAGTTGGTGCGCCATTTCGTGGGTTACCACAAAGGGTTTTAAAAACACGGGAATATCGGTTTTTATTTGTGCCTCGCCCGAAAACGGATTGTAATAACCGGTAAAGCCAAACCAATGACCGACGGGTGTAAAAAGCGAAGGCTTGATGGAAGGACGGGAATAAATTAAAAAGGGCAACGAATGCTCTGTGTTTCGATATGCCTCCTCTCCTTTTGCAAACAAAACCTTTTTTTCGTTGTACCGTAAGCGTTGTACCGAGTCAATCTTCACTGCGTAATCGTTTAACCGTTGCTGCAAAACGGTTGTAAGGTCAAACAAATCCTGCACGCTGTACGGTTGAAGTGAAATGCCCAATTGCTTTGCAATTCCCTGCCGGTAATAATTCAAGCCCCAGAAAAGGGAGAAAACAAGATAAACCAACAAGGCCAGTTTCAGGTATTTGCGCAACAGCATCCACGACAAGTAAGCCTTTGCCTGCCGGTGCTTTAAAAGCCGGAGCAGCTTCCACACTTTTAGCACAAGCCAGATGAAAGCAGCGATGTAAGCCAGATCGCCAAGGCTGAACGGAATCCACCCGAACAGCCACCGGAGTGTTTTTGAAAGTCCGGGATAAAGGCCGAACGTATAGTAACGCTCCACCCATGCGGCGTTGAAAGAAAAGAGTTTTAGCAGAACGGCAAGAAAAACAAGAAGCAAAAGAAAGCGGTCACGGAACAGGGCTTTGAACATAGATTTGCCGGGGAATTCGTTAAAATCTTCGCTCAAAATACACTCTTTCCCGCGTTTTCCTTTACCTTCGCCTCCCGCAAAAAAGCGGGACAGTTGATGACATGAACAGCCGGCGTGAATTTGAGATTGCTTTTGTTGGATTAAAGCCCGGTGTTCACGAATTTACCTACGAAATCACAGATAGATTCTTTGAAGAATACGGCGAACAGGACTTCTGGGATTGCCAGGCCGCGGTAAAGCTGTTACTGGAAAAGACACCCAACTTTATGATGTTGCGCTTCCAGGTGGGCGGCACGGTAAAAGTGGTTTGCGACCGGTGCAGTTCAAATCTTCCGCTGAATTTGTTTGAAGACTTTACCGTTACGGTAAAGGCCGTGGAAAACCCGGAGGAAATGAACGACACCGAAGAAGACCCGGACGTTTATTACATCTCCCGTGGCGAAAGCCACCTGCACGTGGCGCCCATGATTTACGAATTTGTAAATCTAAGCATCCCCATGCAAAAGGAATGCGAGTATGAGGCCATGGACGGCCCTTATTGCAATCCGGCAGCAAGAGAAGCCTTGGAAAAAATGAAAAAGGCCGAAGAAGAAAAAGAAAATCCGTTGTGGAAAGGATTGGAAAAATTCAAAGGATTGGAAGAGTAAATAAATAGTCAATTTTAATCACAAACAATAATTAGAAATCTCGTTTAAATATCTGAGTTATGCCAAATCCCAAACGCAGACATTCGCAGCAAAGAAGCGCCAAGCGCAGAACGCACTACAAAGCTGAAGCCGCCACGCTTTCTACCGATAAAACTACGGGTGAATTGCACGTTCGTCACCGTGCACACGTGAGCGAAGGTAAACTGTACTACAAAGGACAGGTGGTTGCCGAAACATCGCCCATCAAGAAATAAGCGCAACGAAATTTTGCCTTATCCATTTTCCCCCACTTGGCGGGATAATGGATTTTTTATTTTTGGGACAATATGAAGATAGGCATTGACGCCATGGGCGGCGACTTCGCTCCACACGAAGTGCTCAAGGGTGTAAAAGATTATTTACAGGAAGCAGGCGACGCAGCGCAAGTGGTTTTGATTGGCGATGAAGAAAAACTGAACGCCCTGCTGGCCGGTGCGGACTTGCCGCAAGCATCTTATTCGGTTGTGCACGCACCGCAGGTCATTGACATGCACGAGCACCCGACCAAGGCTTTGAAAGAAAAGCCGCAATCCTCTATAGCTGTAGGCTTTGGAGCCCTGGCGAAGGGCCATACGGATGCGTTCATCAGTGCGGGCAATACCGGTGCCATGCTCGTTGGCGCTTTGTACTCGCTCAAAACCATCGAAGGCGTTTTGCGCCCCACCATCTCCACCATCATTCCAAAGGAAGCCGGGCAAACGGGTTTGCTGCTCGACGTAGGCCTCAACTCCGATTGCAAGCCCGAACAACTGAACCAGTTTGCCATCATGGGCAGCGTTTACGCACAAAACATTTTGGGCATTAATAAGCCGCGTGTGGCTTTGTTGAACATCGGCGAAGAAGAAGGCAAGGGCAATCTTTTGGCGCAAGCCACTTATCCCCTCTTGAAAGAAAACAAGCACATAAATTTTGTGGGCAATGCCGAAGGCCGCGATATTTTCATTGACAAAGCCGACGTGCTTGTGTGCGACGGCTTCACCGGCAACATCGTTTTAAAAATGGCCGAAAGCCTTTTTGAAATCACCGAACGCAAAGGCATCAAGCACGAATACTTCGATCTTTTCAATTTTGAAAATTACGGCGGCACGCCGGTGCTCGGCATCAACAAGCCGGTGATTATCGGCCACGGAATTTCCAAAGCAAAAGCCTTTAAAAACATGCTGGCGCTGGCGCAGAAGATGATTGAGAAAGACATCATGCAGAAGCTTGCGGCGGAGTTAAAGCCTTAACGTACTTTGACGATTAGCAACAGAAGCTGTTGGCAAGTTTTGTTACCAGCTGATGTAATTCTTGGCATCACCTGTTGCGTCGCACTCTTGTGCGTTCGGTAATTCTATTCAGCAACTTAGCCGCGGGTATAAAATTTTGTTGATTAGCAGAGTATATTTATACCCGCAGTTGCGGCAATGCAACTGTTAGCGGCAAGTGGCTCAACCACCATGATAGATTTAGAAAACAAATTTGAATTACCCCTTGAACTTCCAGAGCCCTGGTATTGGACAAGCCAAGCATTGACCGAACAACTGCAAAAGGAAATAAGTTCAAAGCATCTCCTATACGGTAAGCAAGCTAAAACCATAGCCCGTAGACAGGACAATGATGACGTCCTTTTTCAGCTATCAAACAATGACTACGGTTATGCCGTTGTGCATTTGACCTGGTCGGAGTACAGCCATGCCGATGGAAAATATCCAAAGACCATACTTTACAAAGACTGGCAAGACGTTTATACAAACCGCATATTAATGGACAAAGCTGAATTTGAACTATGACCAGCCGCTAACAAAATGTTTCTGCAATGGTGGCGGTATGAACTCAATCCGCTTTTGAAATACTATTGAACCACATAACTTTGATCCAGCAACAGGAAGACAACTGCCACCACTGGCAGAAACACCTGAACCGTTAGTGCTCAATAGCGATAAGAACGCACAAGAGTGCGACGCAACGAAAGCTCAATAGATAGACAAACGTTCGGTTCAAAAAACCTCTCATCGTTTATTCACCACCGCTAAAAATTCTTTCACCACCCAAGTGCTTAATTGTCCTGCCGGACCATTGATTGTGTAATCAAAACCATGCGTAGCCCAAGAGAGATAGAGTGCAAAATACTTGATACCTTTTTCGTCTAACTTTTTTGTGAGCCGGTTGCCGTGCCGCGGCGAAACCAACGGATCGTTCTCGCCGTAAAAAAGCAAGATTGGTGGCGTGTGTTCGCTAACCGTTTCCGTTGCAGAACTTTCCCTGTATTGTTCCGGCGCCTGTTGCAAGGTTCCACCCAAATAATCTTCCATCACTTTGCGGCTGTCGAGCACCAGCGGACTCGTTGGATTCTCGTAACCCCAGATCATGTCCGTAGGTCCGTAAAAACTTATCACGCCGTTAATGCGGCTATCGTTCATTGTGTAAGCGGCCGACAAGGCAATCTGCCCGCCGGCACTGCGGCCGAGTAAAGTAAAAGCGGTTGTATCAATCGAAAGAGAACTTGCGTGCCCGCACAAATAATCCATTGCCGTTTTTACATCTTGCAAGGGCGCAGGAAAATGATGTTGTGGTGCCAGGCGATAATTGATGCTGGCAACGTGATAACCGGCTTTGGCCAACTCGCTGCTTAAATCGGAAAGCTGTTTGCTGTCACCACCGGCCCAGGAGCCACCGTGAATGACAACAACGCAAGGCCTGACGCCGCGAATAACCGACGGATAAAAATCAAGCGAGAGCTTGTTTGCCGCATCGTACAAAAGCGATTTGAAAGCAACCTGCCTTGCGCCAATCCCGGTTATCATTTGCAATGGATGAAACGATGATTTTCTTGAAGGAATTTTTCCAAACGCAGTTTCAAAATTTTTTGGGAGCGTTCGGGCAAGCCGCATCGCTTGTACAACAGGTAAACTGTAAACAAGGAGCGCCGCAATGCCAATGATGGTTGTAAGCAAATGATATTTTGTATCGCCGGTATTCCAAAACAGGAGCACAAGAAGGAGAAAGGAAAATATCCAACAAAATTCCGTCACCAAAATAGAAACGTACCAAAGCAAATTCGTTGGCGCACGAAAGACAACAAGCAACGAAAACAAAAACAAAAGACCAATCAAAATAAATCGCGCCATGCAGGAAAATTAAGCGGCTTAAATTTATTGCATGGAAAAACAATTTGAAATCCTTCGCAAGACAAGGCAGTTTTTAATCAGCCTTCTTGACGGCTTATCGCTTGAACAACTCAACAAAATTCCGCAGGGCTTTAACAACAACATCATCTGGAACGCGGGCCACATCGTAGCGGCGCAGCAAGGCGTTTGTTACCGCCGCG
Coding sequences within:
- a CDS encoding YebC/PmpR family DNA-binding transcriptional regulator codes for the protein MGRIFEVRKSTMFARWDRMAKQFTRVGKEIVIAVKAGGPDPATNPALRRAMQNGKAVNMPKDRVEAAIKRAQGKDTSSYEEILYEGYAPHGVAVLVETATDNHVRTVANVKSIFNKGDGALGNSGSVAFQFKKMGVFRLKPEGLNTEEMEFELIDHGLEEMGEGTGENGEDVLVLRCAFTDFGAMQKALEEKGITPLSAEVEWIPTTTVSLSEEQAQDVLKLVDKLEQDEDVQKVFHNLA
- a CDS encoding thiol-disulfide oxidoreductase DCC family protein: MPFLLPEMSDELSYPVILFDGVCNFCNAGINFIMRQDKNKVFRFAALQSEAGQKLLAQYNLPRKEFESFVLIDEGKVYQKSSAGLKVYGKLPWYWKWTQVFWLAPKFIRNVVYDFIAKNRYRWFGKKEQCMIPMQEVRNRFLA
- a CDS encoding PhzF family phenazine biosynthesis protein — protein: MKLAIYQVDAFAETVFKGNPAAVVPLEEWLEDELMQQIAAENNLSETAFFVKTDEGYHLRWFTPEYEIDLCGHATLASAYVIKNFVEPHAVEINFSTQKAGVLKASAKDGMYTLDFPSRMPQACEVPDKLFASLGISNAVEVLRSRDYFVVLPNEEAVRNVEPDYTLMKELDTIGVIVTAKGHEADVVSRCFYPGAGIPEDPVTGSAHSNIVPYWTEKLGKTKLFCQQLSARGGDLQCELIGDRVLMSGKCMLYLQGDIFV
- a CDS encoding dodecin family protein is translated as MPIVKVIEVIATSEKSIDDAVRNAVAEAAKTVRNIDSVWVKDIKAHVKDNQVTTFGIVCKISFRLE
- a CDS encoding alpha-ketoacid dehydrogenase subunit alpha/beta; this translates as MENLTMQSSSLERLSFENFRAEVLQDYRIACLSREAGLLGRKEVLTGKAKFGIFGDGKELAQVAMAKFFQPGDFRSGYYRDQTFAFATELATVEQFFAQLYADPDLSHDPFSAGRQMVSHFATPFVNENGDWLPLAERKNITADIAPTAGQMPRGLGLAFASKSFRNIPALKQFSDLSNNGNEVCFVTIGDASTSEGHFWESINAAGVLQVPMAVFVWDDGYGISVPKKYQTTKGSISEALKGFQKEDDTNGFNIYKVKGWDYAGMCEAFEEGIRLARETHTPALFHVEEITQPQGHSTSGSHERYKTAERLSWEREWDCLKKMREWILSNVLAEEEELDDIEAEAKNSVRQSRLKAWEAYLLPIKQQVTKAVELMNDVASKDAASANSINALVKELQSIREPLRRDVMRVLSAALNTVANRDTAYWLNDFYNDLLKEAKELYNSHLYNEGSKSTLKIPETKVQYAADAPTMNGFEVLNRYFDKLFAANPKVLAFGEDLGFIGDVNQGFSGLQAKHGEDRIFDTGIRELTIMGQGIGLAMRGLRPIAEIQYLDYLLYGLEPLSDDAATLHYRTKGQQSCPIIVRTRGHRLEGIWHSGSPMGMVINSLRGMWVCVPRNMVQAAGLYNTLLQGNDPAIVIECLNGYRLKEKLPSNLLDFTVPLGTPEIVKEGSDVTVVTYGSTLRVVMEAAQLLEKRNIHCEVVDVQTLLPFDIHLKILDSLKKTNRIVFIDEDVPGGATAYMFQQVMEVQGGYRYLDVAPRTISAKAHRPPYGSDGDYFSKPNAEEIEAVVKQMMAE
- a CDS encoding DUF1573 domain-containing protein: MKKIFAFLFVLVAFGTVHAQTAASADVLRVKEEEFDFGTIPQGKPVYHFFKIENNGLVPLKLDNVQASCGCTTPEWNKEAIAAGGADQIKVGYNAAAEGPFTKIITVTYNGNTTKQIRIKGTVWKAPAGSAPANTAVGFLKNQMQ
- a CDS encoding DUF1573 domain-containing protein, with the translated sequence MKKLFFFAAALVAGIGAIAQQKTDEVVKLSSDKYDFGKIKQGVPVTTYFTITNISDKPVVIESATAGCGCTTPEYSKEPIPAGGTSKLKVGYNAANIGPFTKPVTVKLAGVSDTKQVLITGEVQDAATFDATAKTEAAKPTPAAASTVTEVKTKTKVKTTKKASK
- a CDS encoding TspO/MBR family protein, producing MALPLSVGGIAALFTQAGIDRWFTTIQKPAWQPPNWLFAPVWTVLYILMGIALYLVWKQNAPGKRGAIILWSLQLVLNFLWSFIFFSQHRIALALVDIVVLWLLILLTIFSFAKFSKTAAWLLVPYISWVSFAATLNFAIYQLNR
- a CDS encoding DUF3810 domain-containing protein; translated protein: MFKALFRDRFLLLLVFLAVLLKLFSFNAAWVERYYTFGLYPGLSKTLRWLFGWIPFSLGDLAYIAAFIWLVLKVWKLLRLLKHRQAKAYLSWMLLRKYLKLALLVYLVFSLFWGLNYYRQGIAKQLGISLQPYSVQDLFDLTTVLQQRLNDYAVKIDSVQRLRYNEKKVLFAKGEEAYRNTEHSLPFLIYSRPSIKPSLFTPVGHWFGFTGYYNPFSGEAQIKTDIPVFLKPFVVTHEMAHQLGYAKENEANFVAYLTCKNSGDPNFLYSAYFEMYRDAIFECTMTSNKELTEALRKNILPRVKWDVRDLRLYLLQSRNFIEPLMSGAYDKYLKLNNQPQGSATYNEVIAYLIGYMKKFGGAAI
- a CDS encoding YceD family protein → MNSRREFEIAFVGLKPGVHEFTYEITDRFFEEYGEQDFWDCQAAVKLLLEKTPNFMMLRFQVGGTVKVVCDRCSSNLPLNLFEDFTVTVKAVENPEEMNDTEEDPDVYYISRGESHLHVAPMIYEFVNLSIPMQKECEYEAMDGPYCNPAAREALEKMKKAEEEKENPLWKGLEKFKGLEE
- the rpmF gene encoding 50S ribosomal protein L32 produces the protein MPNPKRRHSQQRSAKRRTHYKAEAATLSTDKTTGELHVRHRAHVSEGKLYYKGQVVAETSPIKK
- the plsX gene encoding phosphate acyltransferase PlsX: MKIGIDAMGGDFAPHEVLKGVKDYLQEAGDAAQVVLIGDEEKLNALLAGADLPQASYSVVHAPQVIDMHEHPTKALKEKPQSSIAVGFGALAKGHTDAFISAGNTGAMLVGALYSLKTIEGVLRPTISTIIPKEAGQTGLLLDVGLNSDCKPEQLNQFAIMGSVYAQNILGINKPRVALLNIGEEEGKGNLLAQATYPLLKENKHINFVGNAEGRDIFIDKADVLVCDGFTGNIVLKMAESLFEITERKGIKHEYFDLFNFENYGGTPVLGINKPVIIGHGISKAKAFKNMLALAQKMIEKDIMQKLAAELKP
- a CDS encoding alpha/beta hydrolase, with amino-acid sequence MARFILIGLLFLFSLLVVFRAPTNLLWYVSILVTEFCWIFSFLLLVLLFWNTGDTKYHLLTTIIGIAALLVYSLPVVQAMRLARTLPKNFETAFGKIPSRKSSFHPLQMITGIGARQVAFKSLLYDAANKLSLDFYPSVIRGVRPCVVVIHGGSWAGGDSKQLSDLSSELAKAGYHVASINYRLAPQHHFPAPLQDVKTAMDYLCGHASSLSIDTTAFTLLGRSAGGQIALSAAYTMNDSRINGVISFYGPTDMIWGYENPTSPLVLDSRKVMEDYLGGTLQQAPEQYRESSATETVSEHTPPILLFYGENDPLVSPRHGNRLTKKLDEKGIKYFALYLSWATHGFDYTINGPAGQLSTWVVKEFLAVVNKR